The genome window TGGTTGTTTGGACTTCCCTTATTACAAGTTAGCTTTACTTGGCTTTTGCTCTCAAGGTTTGATGATTTAGGGGGTTATAACATAGAATTTTGGTCCTGTTTTAGAAAATTATTATGTATATTTAGATCGTTGTAATTAGTTACTTGTGTTCTTATTTTCTATCAACCTTATTGATGTTGGATATGGATGTGGCCAAGATCATGATATTGTAATTTGGCTCTTATTGTAGATTTCTTCTGTTTTCTTTCAAGAAGTTGTTATTGGGTTCACGTGCAGATGAAACATTTGTGCTAGTTGATTTTTTGTACTTGGTTTCCGGTCCTATCCAATTTCCTGTCCATTTGTTTCTGCTTTGAAATTTCATGATGCAAATGAATCTTTGATGAAGAGATGTTTTTTATGCAACTACAGATTGGTATAAAATTGATTGAATAGGCCATGTTGTTGAAGTTCCACCTTCCACCTGGCCTCTCTGTTAAGAGATTTTTCTTGCCAAATGAAGAATCTTGAATTCTGTTAGCACTGGCTAAAGAGAAACTGTGTTGTAAAAAAGTGCATATCCCGATTGTAGCAATGAAGTGTGTGTGTTAATTAGATATGATCATGCCGAATTTCAGATTTGTTGAATAGCCCTGGCTGTATGTATGTGTGATCTTTCCAGATCTATGTGACTTATGTCATTTACTGTATTGTTATTAATTATAGGTTTTTTTCCATTAGGATAATTGATTTGAATTCTGCCTATTATACATCCATCTTGACCATTTTTTTTCTAGCAGTTTTTGTTGTTTATATTGTGGTGTATTTGGTGTTTTCTTTCCTTGTTTGGTTACTTACTCCCGGCATTTCTTGTTTTTTCTCTCACACTTGTGTAGGACTTGAGAACATCAGATGCCATTTCTGATGTGTCTGTAGAACCGCCTCAATTTGTTCCTAGCATCCGTTCTGGCAGCTTTGCTGACATTGGACCTCGAAATTACATGGAAGATGAGCATATTCGTATTGATGATCTTTCAGCACACTTGGGATCTGTGCTCACGTGCCCAACGCCTAGCGCTTTCTATGGGGTATCGTTTGATTTCTCTTTGAAGTGGAAACTGCTTTGTGTTTATTCGACCCTGTAAATGAGAAATGATGGAAGCTTTTGTACTTGTCTGCAGGTGTTTGATGGTCATGGAGGCCCAGATGCTGCAGCCTACATCAAGAGGCATGCACTTAGGTTTTTGTTTGAGGATGGTAACTTTCCCCAAGCATCAGTAGCTGATAACGATTTCATGGTAtctgttgagaactcagttcgggAAGCATTTCTTCTTGCTGACCTTGCATTGGCTGAGGATTGCTCTATTAACAGCTCTTCTGGGACGACTGCACTCACAGCTTTGGTGTTTGGAAAGTATGTAGTAACTTATTGTTAAATTTTAAGGTCTATCTTTGGAGAATTTTAAGTTGTATCTTGTAAGATAGGGTTGCAGTCCCTTTGTTTACATAGGATCTTATTAATTAAGATGAGAAAAGAGGTTTAGATAAGTTCGCTAAATAGAGTTGTAGTTAATTCAAATGAGATAAGATAATATCCTCTTGGGTTAAGTTATTATTCTACACCCGTGGATAGGCATGATACCTAGATATGTAGATCATCCAAGTCTAAAGGATCCAAGTCTTCAAGTTGAAGGTGAAGAAGTTTGATAcagttttcctttttatttccaTCCCGGTTTCTTCTTCCAGTTGGTTTTAGATCTTGGGCTAGTACAACTTTGTTATTGCTATTTGAGAAAGGTTTGCACTTGATGATGATCTTTCTTTACACTTATCAAAGAGATGTtattgcccttgccctttttatAACTTTTATGTTTCTTTGATTGTTGATTTGATTTGTTTTGTTGTTTCAGTTCAACACAAGTTTCCAATTCCTTAAATTTAATTTCCATGGCAGTGTAGAACTCTATACTTATATTTCTGTCACGCTCTTTGCAGGCTTCTCCTGGTAGCAAATGCAGGGGACTGCCGGGCAGTTTTATGTAGGAAGGGTGAAGCAGTGGATATGTCTCAGGATCATAGACCCATCCATGCAGCTGAGCGCGAAAGGGTCGAGCAATCAGGAGGCTTTGTTGAAGATGGCTACCTCAATGGCGTCCTCTCTGTCACGCGTGCCTTGGGGGACTGGGACGTGAAAATGCCTCGAGGTTCTCCCTCACCCCTCATTGCAGAGCCTGAGTTCAGGCAAGCGGTCCTGACCGAGGATGACGAGTTCCTCATAATTGGTTGCGACGGGATATGGGATGTCATGTCCAGCCAGCGTGCCGTGAGCATTGTACGAAAGGGCCTCAGGCGGCACGATGACCCTGAGCGGTGTGCGAGGGAACTTGTCATGGAAGCGCTGAGGCTCAACACCTTTGACAACCTCACGGTGATTGTGATCTGCTTCTCCGATGAATACTGCACCTCTTCTACCCCTCCTCGAGACGAACAGCAGCAATCCAGGTTGAGGTGTTGCAAAAGCCTGTCGACGGAGGCTCTTTGTAATCTCAGGAGCTGGCTGGCAAATGAGGGTAGCAACTGACACCGGAGATCCTGTGCTTCATTCCTGTAAATACATTCAGTGATTATGATGAAAATATGTAATAAGGTATCTTCCTCTTTTTTGACTGCTTTAGGGTAAAGAGCAGCTAAACAAATTTTGTAGTTCCTCTTGTTTCATTGCCCCCGTGTGATGGAGGGAGGGCATGTACATAATATTGTGGATGGTGGGATAGGTCATTGTTTACAAGTCATTATTGACTCAGCGTATCATTTCATGTATGTCTACTGTTTTAGATACTTTTTTTTAAGACCAGAATACTTGTGCTATTCTCTGTTTGTCGATTGACTTTTCAACAGTTGCCAGCTTGAATGGAAGCAGTCTTTCATCAAATCAATGTGATGGCTCTAAGATAACTGAAACTAATTGTTCTGGTTTGACAAAAGGTCCAGACTAAATCCCAAATGTGGCTGGTGGGAGTAGAAGAGTATGCTGATATAGGTCATTATCTTTACAAGTCCATTATTGACTCGGTGGATCTTTCCTTGTATGTCTACTGATACTTCTTTACGACCTTTGTCGATTGAGTTTCTAGTAGTTGCCAGCTTGAATTGTAGTCTTCCATCCAATCAACGGCATGGCTAATTATGGTTTGACAAAAAGACAGACCAAATCGCAAGGAACCGAGAGACTGCTGGAAACCAGAGTGGAAGATCCTATTCTAAACAGCCACCTTGTTTGACTAGAACCCAACAAATTTAGCTACAGAGAATTAACATTGAATAGAACCCAACAACTGGCTTGACTTTGAATAGCTTGGTGTGATCCAACTATTGCCTCGTGTTTGTACACAGTGATACTGTTAAATCTTATTACCATCTATTTACATGAGGTTTCGCAATTTACTCGGCCATAACTTAACCTCGACGGAATCCAAATTGATACATGGAAATCACTCCACTTCATCATatctactttttttctttttttaggtaTTTGGCACATATCTGATCCAATTTAGTTGTATTAGATATTACATCAAACTGATTTGGGATGACTGCATGCATTGTTGGATTCAGATTTTGATAGAACAATATTGCATATACGTATAATATATTATTTGCAGGTATGCTAACATCACCAGGAGGcaagtataatatatatatatatatatatatatatatatatatatatatatatgaaggaaacgagaaaaaaaaaacccCCCATGTTGTCACCTCAAACAGAAGTAGTAAACAAGATCAAAAAATATTATCGTTTTCATCATATCAAGAATGAGATTCGAACCCATGCGCTTTCGGACTAGTACCTGAAActagcgccttagaccaactcggccatcttgaCGTGATGTTATGATGCAGATCTAACACTAGTAATTGATAAACTGACATCCCCGCGCCCGACCCCTTCACACGTCGACGATACTATCATGCGTATAAGGCTGCTATCTTTTCATAACAAGTTGATTTACTCGACCCAATCCAAATCGGTATATGTGGTTGATAATCACTGCCCAATTAACAAGCAAAGAAACATGATGGCCTGCAACTAAACTCAACAAATTGGTAGGATGAGTTCTTCAAGACATCCTCTTTGGCAAAACCAAGATTTTATTCCCTCCAAAAACATATGGAGCCAAGACAATGCACTTCATTTGATCCCACAGGCTCGGTTGTAAAACAATCACTTTGGAAACTCTGGACTAATTCTTAGCTTCCTGTctttaaatcacatgaattaggcATATCTATTGCAAATCAGCTGCATGCAAGTCTTGCAAATGTTAGATAGCCCGTGTGTCCTCTCGTCTCTCGGCATGGCCTAGCTATGATGGTAGAAGTTGTAGTTGTTATCTCCTTGCTATCGTTGTTGACATCATGTGAAATGCATTGTCGTCTCTTGCGAGGGAGGGATCCGACAGGGCTGTCCTGGACACCTTCTGTTCCGGTCATTCTTTCTTCTCGGACTTCATAGGAACGAAGTAGAACCTCAA of Musa acuminata AAA Group cultivar baxijiao chromosome BXJ2-3, Cavendish_Baxijiao_AAA, whole genome shotgun sequence contains these proteins:
- the LOC103977670 gene encoding probable protein phosphatase 2C 47, with amino-acid sequence MVAGAEVIHKSIPVLDVQCRYIAKEIEEMVDFSAAAVAVVATAPLSPAFRQDARGSETAAAVNDAVSELDLRTSDAISDVSVEPPQFVPSIRSGSFADIGPRNYMEDEHIRIDDLSAHLGSVLTCPTPSAFYGVFDGHGGPDAAAYIKRHALRFLFEDGNFPQASVADNDFMVSVENSVREAFLLADLALAEDCSINSSSGTTALTALVFGKLLLVANAGDCRAVLCRKGEAVDMSQDHRPIHAAERERVEQSGGFVEDGYLNGVLSVTRALGDWDVKMPRGSPSPLIAEPEFRQAVLTEDDEFLIIGCDGIWDVMSSQRAVSIVRKGLRRHDDPERCARELVMEALRLNTFDNLTVIVICFSDEYCTSSTPPRDEQQQSRLRCCKSLSTEALCNLRSWLANEGSN